One genomic region from Pseudoduganella lutea encodes:
- a CDS encoding MFS transporter, with product MTDTVIAAEGSAFAAAASFTPRRRTLALVAVALAFVMDLLDTTIINVAIPSIESGMGASKAALEWIIAGYAMAFAVLLIVGGRLGDSLGYRRMFLAGIALFTLTSVACGLAPDALALQVARLLQGASAALMVPQVMALVQVMYPPEQRYKVYTVFGFLGGFSAALGPIVGGLLIDANWFGLGWRLTFLINLPIGLFSLAAGWLLLPPGRGVNASRIDAAGAALSVLVLFALLAPLIEGPARGWPVGLVALLVATVPLAWGTVRYLRWRQATRGNALVDPALLKRRKVALGLLCTLCINPILPGHLLAMTFVLQSGLGLGAAEMAYACAPIAAGAMGAIVLLGPWLFRRLGVRVMMIGIGVSCASLLLAAWSVHGGQLVYPALLLAQFGMGLGMGLCGPQLSNATLQDVPIADAGVAAGLFTAVQQIAGAVGVALTGWVFFHAATAGGKAAGYADAYLYAAPLLWALLAAALYFTVRLARVMPATGQRPASRGH from the coding sequence ATGACCGATACCGTTATCGCCGCGGAGGGCAGCGCTTTTGCCGCGGCAGCCTCCTTTACCCCGCGCCGCCGCACGCTGGCCCTCGTGGCCGTGGCCCTTGCCTTCGTGATGGACCTGCTCGACACCACCATCATCAATGTCGCCATCCCGTCGATCGAGTCGGGCATGGGCGCCAGCAAGGCGGCGCTGGAATGGATCATCGCCGGTTATGCGATGGCGTTCGCGGTGTTGCTGATCGTCGGCGGGCGGCTCGGCGACAGCCTTGGCTACCGGCGCATGTTCCTGGCCGGGATCGCACTGTTTACCTTGACGTCGGTGGCCTGCGGCCTGGCGCCCGATGCGCTGGCCCTGCAGGTTGCCCGGCTGCTGCAGGGCGCCAGCGCGGCGCTGATGGTGCCGCAGGTGATGGCGCTAGTGCAGGTCATGTACCCGCCCGAACAGCGCTACAAGGTGTATACGGTGTTCGGCTTTCTCGGCGGCTTTTCCGCCGCGCTGGGCCCGATCGTCGGTGGCCTGCTGATCGATGCGAACTGGTTCGGCCTGGGCTGGCGGCTCACCTTCCTCATCAACCTGCCGATCGGCCTGTTCAGCCTCGCCGCCGGCTGGCTGTTGCTACCGCCCGGTCGCGGCGTGAACGCCAGCCGCATCGACGCGGCTGGCGCCGCATTGTCCGTGCTCGTGCTGTTCGCCCTGCTGGCACCGCTGATCGAAGGCCCCGCGCGCGGCTGGCCGGTTGGCCTGGTCGCGCTGCTGGTCGCCACCGTGCCGCTGGCCTGGGGCACGGTACGCTACCTGCGCTGGCGCCAGGCCACGCGCGGCAATGCCCTCGTCGACCCGGCCCTGCTGAAGCGCCGCAAGGTGGCACTGGGCTTGCTGTGCACCTTGTGCATCAACCCGATCCTGCCCGGCCACCTGCTGGCCATGACGTTCGTGCTGCAGTCCGGCCTGGGACTGGGTGCCGCCGAGATGGCCTATGCGTGCGCGCCGATCGCCGCCGGCGCGATGGGGGCCATCGTGCTGCTTGGCCCGTGGCTGTTCCGCCGCCTCGGCGTGCGGGTGATGATGATCGGGATCGGCGTGTCGTGTGCGAGCCTGCTGCTGGCGGCGTGGTCGGTGCATGGTGGGCAGCTGGTCTATCCGGCGCTGCTGCTGGCGCAGTTCGGCATGGGGCTGGGCATGGGCCTGTGTGGGCCGCAGCTGTCGAACGCGACCTTGCAGGATGTGCCGATCGCCGACGCCGGCGTGGCCGCCGGCCTGTTCACCGCCGTGCAGCAGATCGCCGGCGCGGTGGGCGTGGCGCTGACGGGATGGGTATTCTTCCACGCAGCCACCGCGGGCGGCAAGGCTGCAGGGTATGCCGATGCCTACCTGTACGCCGCGCCGTTGCTGTGGGCGCTGCTGGCGGCCGCGCTGTATTTCACGGTGCGTCTTGCCCGCGTGATGCCGGCCACGGGACAGCGGCCGGCATCACGCGGGCATTGA
- a CDS encoding TonB-dependent receptor, whose product MKHPKLSSITHALCAAGCLSFATGAAAQAGDASQEAKPDRGGIAEVIITAQKVAQPASKTPLALSVISGDDLKNAGTNDPRALAEALPNVEIAQESGMLQVSIRGVTSLDMTEKGDPSAAFHVDGAYIPRYEAQAAAFFDLDRIEVLRGPQGTLYGRNATAGAINLITNKPTRKLEGKVGVELGNYRTRRVDAMLNVPIGDNWAMRAAINTNKHETYYNAGPNTIELESQDDKSARLHLLGTFGKDTSLLLTAEQNRIGGGASSPVPITNFFDGELIGKLGFTPAGRGNHIKDPVYVDRGKGVQRTAFWEFKQDAGSHRDNEATSLRGEFKTRVADIDVTYQLAKMRLTLDQLNNGVYFGFPFTTLNVGDSDAVSHEFRLNSTGTGPLRWVAGVYKFDEDIFRRAAYTTYVTAPFGQFNIVLPFLATLNNKSTAAFGQATYAVRDDTRLIVGVRRTRDRKSGYDPLSGEAAVPPATESSKAYSEDVRFNNTSWKLGIDHDLRPNVMVYGSISTGYKAGGFNAERDTGVYRPETLKAYEAGIKGRFLDNRLQLSANVFHYAYEDQQLTTTTCRTNDPASCHSFTANAANSEVDGAEFEGKLRVFEDGTLSTSVAFTDAKYKSYHPTATIDFSGQKLDRAPTSTISLGYTHHFTLGNGGEITATANTRHSTSYYISDPVEGIRYRQPSYWKSDASIGYADPDGKWNVQLFVKNIEDTVKIESRVPGSFFLNDPRTYGVRAAYNF is encoded by the coding sequence ATGAAACACCCCAAGCTCAGCTCGATCACCCATGCGCTTTGCGCCGCGGGTTGCCTGTCCTTCGCGACAGGCGCCGCCGCCCAGGCCGGTGACGCCAGCCAGGAAGCAAAGCCGGACCGTGGCGGCATCGCCGAAGTGATCATCACGGCGCAGAAGGTGGCACAGCCGGCGAGCAAGACGCCGCTGGCGCTGTCCGTCATATCGGGCGACGACTTGAAGAACGCCGGCACGAACGACCCGCGCGCGCTGGCCGAAGCGCTGCCGAACGTGGAAATCGCCCAGGAGAGCGGCATGCTGCAGGTATCGATCCGCGGCGTGACGAGCCTGGACATGACGGAGAAGGGCGACCCGTCGGCGGCATTCCATGTCGACGGCGCCTACATCCCCCGCTACGAGGCGCAGGCCGCGGCCTTCTTCGACCTGGACCGCATCGAAGTGCTGCGCGGCCCGCAAGGCACGCTGTACGGCCGCAACGCCACCGCCGGCGCGATCAACCTGATCACGAACAAGCCCACGCGCAAGCTGGAAGGCAAGGTCGGCGTCGAGCTGGGCAACTACCGCACGCGGCGCGTCGATGCGATGCTGAACGTGCCGATCGGCGACAACTGGGCGATGCGCGCGGCGATCAACACCAACAAGCACGAAACGTACTACAACGCGGGCCCGAACACGATCGAGCTGGAAAGCCAGGACGACAAGTCCGCGCGCCTGCACCTGCTGGGCACTTTCGGCAAGGACACCAGTCTGCTGCTGACGGCGGAACAGAACAGGATCGGCGGCGGCGCCTCGTCGCCGGTGCCGATCACGAACTTCTTCGACGGTGAACTGATCGGCAAGCTGGGCTTCACGCCGGCCGGCCGCGGCAACCATATCAAGGATCCCGTCTACGTCGACCGCGGCAAGGGCGTGCAGCGCACGGCGTTCTGGGAATTCAAGCAGGATGCCGGTTCCCACCGCGACAACGAGGCCACGTCGCTGCGCGGCGAGTTCAAGACACGCGTGGCCGACATCGACGTCACGTACCAGCTGGCGAAGATGCGGCTGACGCTGGACCAGCTGAACAACGGGGTCTACTTCGGCTTCCCGTTCACCACGCTGAACGTGGGCGACAGCGACGCGGTCTCGCACGAGTTCCGCCTCAATTCCACGGGCACCGGGCCGCTGCGCTGGGTGGCCGGCGTGTACAAGTTCGACGAGGACATCTTCCGCCGCGCCGCCTACACGACCTACGTCACGGCACCCTTCGGCCAGTTCAACATCGTGCTGCCGTTCCTGGCCACGCTGAACAACAAGTCGACGGCGGCGTTCGGGCAAGCCACCTATGCGGTGCGCGACGATACCCGGCTGATCGTCGGCGTGCGCCGCACCCGTGACCGCAAGTCCGGTTACGATCCGCTCAGTGGCGAAGCCGCGGTGCCGCCGGCAACGGAGAGTTCGAAGGCGTATTCGGAAGACGTACGCTTCAACAACACCAGCTGGAAGCTCGGCATCGATCACGACCTGCGGCCGAACGTGATGGTGTATGGCAGCATCTCGACAGGCTACAAGGCGGGCGGCTTCAACGCCGAACGGGACACGGGCGTGTACCGGCCGGAGACCCTGAAGGCCTACGAGGCCGGCATCAAGGGCCGCTTCCTGGACAACCGCCTGCAACTGTCCGCCAACGTCTTTCATTACGCCTATGAAGACCAGCAGCTGACGACGACGACCTGCCGTACCAACGATCCCGCATCGTGTCATTCGTTCACGGCGAACGCGGCCAACTCGGAAGTCGACGGCGCCGAGTTCGAAGGCAAGCTGCGCGTGTTCGAGGACGGCACGCTGAGCACGAGCGTGGCGTTCACCGATGCAAAGTACAAGAGCTACCATCCGACCGCCACGATCGATTTCTCCGGGCAGAAGCTGGACCGCGCTCCCACGTCGACGATCAGCCTGGGCTACACGCATCATTTCACGCTGGGCAATGGCGGCGAGATCACGGCCACCGCCAACACGCGGCACTCGACGTCGTATTACATCAGCGACCCGGTCGAAGGCATCCGCTACCGCCAGCCGTCGTACTGGAAATCCGATGCCTCGATCGGCTATGCCGACCCGGACGGCAAGTGGAACGTGCAATTGTTCGTCAAGAACATCGAGGATACGGTGAAGATCGAAAGCCGCGTGCCGGGTTCGTTCTTCCTGAACGATCCGCGCACGTACGGGGTGCGGGCGGCGTATAACTTCTAA
- a CDS encoding C-glycoside deglycosidase beta subunit domain-containing protein — protein sequence MYDQHIIYPGSVRNTDDGAGWQFGARLPYYRGQILSAVEDIAITVDGEKIAREQVRFTVRGRTFTLDELETEYVERWEFGEVAQVSVLRPGGLPAGEHQVTAAVQLRISYLPWSPVTSCTTGATIAPAHA from the coding sequence ATGTACGACCAGCACATCATCTATCCCGGCAGCGTGCGCAATACCGACGACGGCGCCGGCTGGCAGTTCGGCGCGCGCCTGCCGTATTACCGCGGCCAGATCCTCTCGGCCGTCGAGGACATCGCCATCACCGTCGACGGCGAAAAGATCGCGCGCGAGCAGGTGCGCTTCACGGTTCGCGGCCGCACCTTCACGCTCGACGAACTGGAAACGGAATACGTGGAACGCTGGGAATTCGGCGAAGTGGCCCAGGTATCGGTGCTGCGGCCGGGCGGGCTGCCGGCCGGCGAGCACCAGGTGACGGCGGCGGTCCAGCTGCGCATCTCGTACCTGCCGTGGAGCCCGGTCACCAGCTGCACTACCGGCGCCACGATCGCGCCCGCGCACGCCTGA
- a CDS encoding LysR family transcriptional regulator, translated as MRFNKLDLNLLVILNALLTERNITHAAEKVFLSQSATSSALARLRAYFNDELLVAAGRQMMLTPRARDLVEPVREVLMRIDTTIAAQPRFDPASEARDVILLVSDYTTAVLVPPLLAALYREAPGLRLHLRHQHDKPADLLEKGDADFLVIPSQYLSKEHPSAALFEDDYLCVTWEGNSRVRERLTFDDYLACGHVAAAFTTGKPLASFDGWFMESFDVKRRVEVTAPTLTALPSLVVGTDRIATVHRRIALQAQQTLPIRVWEPPPRIPRLVQMLQWHKHRNNDPAIRWIRERIIEVAATV; from the coding sequence ATGCGTTTCAACAAGCTCGACCTGAACCTGCTGGTGATCCTCAATGCCCTGCTCACCGAGCGCAACATCACGCACGCGGCCGAGAAGGTCTTTCTCAGCCAGTCCGCCACCAGCAGCGCGCTGGCCCGGCTGCGCGCCTATTTCAACGACGAACTGCTGGTCGCGGCCGGCCGCCAGATGATGCTGACACCGCGGGCGCGCGACCTGGTCGAGCCGGTGCGCGAGGTGCTGATGCGCATCGATACCACGATCGCCGCGCAGCCCCGGTTCGACCCGGCCAGCGAAGCGCGCGACGTGATCCTGCTCGTGTCCGACTACACCACGGCCGTGCTGGTGCCGCCGCTACTGGCCGCCCTGTACCGCGAGGCGCCGGGCCTGCGGCTGCACCTGCGCCACCAGCACGACAAGCCGGCCGACCTTCTGGAGAAGGGCGACGCCGATTTCCTCGTGATCCCGTCGCAATACCTGTCGAAGGAACATCCATCGGCCGCACTGTTCGAGGACGACTACCTGTGCGTGACGTGGGAAGGCAACAGCCGGGTGCGCGAACGCCTGACCTTCGACGATTACCTGGCCTGCGGCCACGTGGCGGCCGCCTTCACGACCGGCAAGCCGCTGGCCAGCTTCGATGGCTGGTTCATGGAAAGCTTCGATGTGAAACGCCGCGTCGAAGTCACCGCGCCGACGCTGACCGCCCTGCCCTCGCTGGTGGTCGGCACGGACCGCATCGCCACCGTGCACCGGCGCATCGCGCTGCAGGCGCAGCAAACGCTGCCGATCCGCGTGTGGGAACCGCCACCGCGCATCCCGCGCCTGGTGCAGATGCTGCAATGGCACAAGCACCGCAACAACGACCCGGCGATCCGCTGGATCCGTGAACGGATCATCGAGGTCGCCGCGACCGTCTAG
- a CDS encoding MFS transporter encodes MQNNGPQAVRQADWRQGWILVFSGFLPVMAIIALAPTLPTLLAHFHDVPNAKLMVPLLITAPSACIALFAPAAGMIADRFGRRKLLLWAMAFYGCGGLMPFFIDNFWAVVAGRFVIGIGEAGVLTVVNTLLADYFDEQARHRWLMIQGVVGSMLGTLTIASSGFLAAQGWQFPFLVYGVAIPIFLASLAYLYEPAPRAKSAGRAAGSPPATPFPYMVALLVCGVTVVLSTIYYVQVINFSLLLKEMGIGDPKSIGLWMAIPSIGVPIGAVVFKLTTRFGAGAQIFLVFLCYAIGLGGIGLAPDYKVALAFAFVQQLANGIIVPALIAWTQGKFSFEHRGQGMGLWASSFFVAQFLSPAAVNAMRGMVGDLQAAFLAFGIIAGICAIGACLLRLRRPPAVSGAFS; translated from the coding sequence ATGCAGAACAACGGTCCTCAAGCAGTCCGCCAGGCCGACTGGCGCCAGGGATGGATCCTGGTGTTTTCGGGCTTCCTGCCCGTGATGGCGATCATCGCCCTGGCGCCCACGCTGCCCACGCTGCTGGCCCATTTCCACGATGTGCCGAACGCAAAGCTGATGGTGCCGCTGCTGATCACGGCCCCCAGCGCCTGCATCGCGCTGTTCGCGCCGGCGGCCGGCATGATTGCCGACCGGTTCGGGCGCCGCAAGCTGCTGTTGTGGGCCATGGCCTTCTACGGCTGCGGCGGCCTGATGCCCTTCTTCATCGATAACTTCTGGGCGGTGGTGGCGGGGCGCTTCGTGATCGGCATCGGCGAAGCCGGCGTGCTCACCGTCGTCAACACGCTGCTCGCCGACTACTTCGATGAACAGGCGCGGCACCGCTGGCTGATGATCCAGGGCGTGGTCGGCTCCATGCTCGGCACGCTGACGATCGCCTCTTCCGGCTTCCTTGCCGCGCAGGGCTGGCAGTTCCCGTTCCTCGTGTATGGCGTGGCGATCCCGATCTTCCTGGCCAGCCTCGCTTACCTGTACGAGCCAGCGCCGCGCGCGAAAAGCGCAGGCCGGGCGGCGGGCAGCCCGCCCGCCACGCCCTTCCCGTACATGGTCGCCTTGCTGGTGTGCGGCGTCACGGTGGTGCTGTCGACGATCTACTACGTGCAGGTCATCAATTTCTCGCTGCTGCTCAAGGAAATGGGCATCGGCGATCCGAAGTCGATCGGCTTGTGGATGGCCATTCCCAGCATCGGCGTGCCGATCGGCGCCGTGGTGTTCAAGCTGACGACGCGCTTTGGCGCCGGCGCGCAGATCTTCCTGGTCTTCCTGTGCTATGCGATCGGGCTGGGCGGCATCGGCCTCGCGCCCGACTACAAGGTGGCACTGGCCTTCGCCTTCGTGCAGCAGCTGGCCAACGGCATCATCGTGCCGGCGCTGATCGCCTGGACGCAGGGCAAATTCTCGTTCGAGCACCGCGGCCAGGGCATGGGCCTGTGGGCCAGTTCGTTCTTCGTCGCCCAGTTCCTGTCGCCGGCGGCTGTCAACGCGATGCGCGGCATGGTCGGCGACCTGCAGGCGGCATTCCTCGCCTTCGGCATCATCGCCGGGATCTGCGCGATCGGCGCCTGCCTGCTGCGGCTGCGGCGCCCGCCGGCGGTGTCCGGCGCGTTCTCCTAG
- a CDS encoding sugar phosphate isomerase/epimerase family protein, with protein sequence MTTPHDIKRGVSLYSYQYETFLRRMTLDDCIAHAASLGARGIEVVSEQSFTGFPDVPQAQIDGWFDSLERHGAYAQCHDMFLDVKLYKDRKLNFEEMVTSLKRDLRFAKRLGCRNVRVIVNTPPEVVVACVPLAEELDVRMGIEVHSPFHFDHPWILRYTELTRATGSDHVGYVPDMGMYTKNYPPVFRDRFLRLGATPKIVEYILEAHAARVLADYVLMDVRKLGGNAVDLQMAETLRHNIWSNPRRMLEFMPWIFNIHAKFYEIDDSGREPAIPYEEIIPVLIEGGYQGHLSSEYEGQRHIEDAFEVDGREQVRRQQDMFKRLLGEA encoded by the coding sequence ATGACCACACCCCACGACATCAAGCGCGGCGTCTCGCTGTACAGCTACCAGTACGAAACCTTCCTGCGCAGGATGACGCTGGACGATTGCATCGCCCATGCCGCCAGCCTGGGCGCGCGCGGCATCGAAGTCGTCAGCGAACAGTCGTTCACCGGCTTCCCCGACGTGCCCCAGGCGCAGATCGACGGCTGGTTCGACTCGCTCGAACGCCACGGCGCCTATGCGCAATGCCACGACATGTTCCTGGACGTGAAGCTCTACAAGGACCGCAAGCTGAACTTCGAAGAAATGGTCACGTCGCTCAAGCGCGACCTGCGTTTCGCGAAGCGGCTCGGCTGCCGCAACGTGCGCGTGATCGTCAACACGCCGCCGGAAGTGGTAGTGGCCTGCGTGCCGCTGGCGGAGGAACTCGACGTGCGCATGGGCATCGAGGTGCATTCGCCGTTCCACTTCGACCACCCGTGGATCCTGCGCTACACGGAACTGACGCGCGCCACGGGGTCGGACCATGTGGGCTACGTGCCCGACATGGGCATGTACACGAAGAACTACCCGCCCGTCTTCCGCGACCGCTTCCTGCGCCTGGGCGCCACGCCGAAGATCGTCGAGTACATCCTCGAGGCACATGCCGCGCGCGTGCTGGCCGACTACGTGCTGATGGACGTGCGCAAGCTGGGCGGCAATGCCGTGGACCTGCAGATGGCCGAGACGCTGCGCCACAACATCTGGAGCAATCCGCGCCGCATGCTCGAATTCATGCCGTGGATCTTCAACATCCACGCCAAGTTCTACGAGATCGACGACAGCGGCCGCGAGCCGGCCATCCCCTACGAGGAAATCATTCCCGTGCTGATCGAGGGCGGCTACCAGGGCCACCTGTCGAGCGAGTACGAAGGCCAGCGCCACATCGAGGATGCGTTCGAGGTGGATGGCCGGGAGCAGGTGCGGCGGCAACAGGACATGTTCAAGCGCCTGCTCGGCGAAGCCTGA
- a CDS encoding TIM barrel protein, which produces MKSVSSHRRQFLALLAASSAATLLPTGPAHAYPSFPPLRGRLRQGLTPHLFNADLEDTCRMAVALGIKGLDFVSNPADWPLLKKHGLTMTMLRVDHGGGLSRLGRAPAGPPGWNAIGTPDQGGVFEAALRDRIDAAAMHGIPNIILTCGERGAIGHEEGKRNALAFLRRVSAHAEQRGVTLAIENINSGHSGGPPVSPGSMFDHLSWGLDVVSKVNSRSVKLLVDLYHAQLMDGNITNFLRANMQWIGHFHTGGVPGRNEIDETQELNYRHVARVIAEQGFTGFVSHEWMPSASADKLTVLRKSIEIIDV; this is translated from the coding sequence ATGAAATCCGTCAGTTCCCACCGCAGGCAATTCTTGGCGCTACTGGCGGCGTCCAGTGCGGCCACGCTCCTTCCGACAGGACCGGCCCACGCTTACCCGTCCTTTCCGCCACTGCGCGGCAGGCTGCGCCAGGGCCTGACACCGCACCTGTTCAATGCCGATCTCGAAGACACGTGCAGGATGGCCGTCGCGCTCGGGATCAAAGGCCTGGATTTCGTCAGTAATCCCGCCGACTGGCCACTGCTGAAGAAGCATGGACTGACAATGACGATGCTGCGGGTGGATCATGGCGGCGGACTGTCCCGTCTCGGGAGAGCGCCCGCAGGCCCTCCCGGCTGGAATGCGATCGGCACGCCGGACCAGGGCGGGGTATTCGAGGCGGCGCTGCGCGACCGGATCGATGCCGCTGCCATGCACGGCATCCCGAACATCATCCTGACCTGCGGCGAGCGTGGCGCCATCGGTCATGAAGAAGGCAAGCGCAATGCGCTGGCCTTCCTTCGCCGGGTCAGCGCACACGCGGAACAACGTGGCGTCACGTTGGCGATCGAGAATATCAATTCGGGCCACAGCGGCGGCCCGCCTGTCTCACCCGGCAGCATGTTCGACCACTTGTCCTGGGGACTGGATGTGGTCAGCAAGGTCAATTCGCGAAGCGTGAAGTTGCTGGTCGACCTCTACCATGCCCAGCTCATGGACGGCAACATCACGAACTTCCTGCGTGCCAACATGCAGTGGATCGGCCATTTCCATACGGGCGGCGTGCCCGGGCGAAACGAGATCGACGAGACACAGGAACTGAATTATCGACACGTCGCGCGTGTCATCGCCGAGCAGGGTTTCACCGGTTTCGTCAGCCACGAATGGATGCCTTCGGCAAGCGCGGACAAATTGACGGTCCTGCGGAAAAGCATCGAGATCATCGACGTCTGA
- a CDS encoding TetR/AcrR family transcriptional regulator, with amino-acid sequence MPPISAHARVPKQGRSRESFERIIVATIELLGERAYDQITLAEICQRSGVSTGSLYGRVDGKDELLRVVQVRFLENLAEQFTAEADRIAAEASGLAQVVPAVVAGLGNLLKEHASVLRSFMLRGSTDPVIGAAGKRAALDNHAKFIRLIQACRDEIRHPHPDRAVDTGMLLIYATQARFLGLDSIGRLDEAGSWNQLLDDLSDMMLAFLLFKPKR; translated from the coding sequence ATGCCGCCCATCAGTGCCCATGCCCGCGTGCCCAAGCAGGGCCGCAGCCGCGAATCCTTCGAGCGTATCATCGTCGCCACCATTGAACTGCTGGGCGAGCGCGCGTACGACCAGATCACGCTGGCCGAGATCTGCCAGCGTTCCGGCGTGTCGACCGGGTCGCTGTATGGCCGGGTCGACGGCAAGGACGAACTGCTGCGCGTGGTGCAGGTGCGTTTCCTGGAAAACCTCGCCGAACAGTTCACCGCCGAAGCGGACCGCATCGCCGCCGAGGCGAGCGGACTCGCGCAGGTCGTGCCGGCCGTGGTGGCGGGTCTCGGCAACCTGCTGAAGGAACACGCCAGCGTGCTGCGTTCGTTCATGCTGCGCGGCTCGACCGATCCCGTGATCGGCGCGGCGGGCAAGAGAGCGGCGCTGGACAACCATGCGAAGTTCATCCGCCTGATCCAGGCGTGCCGCGACGAGATCCGCCATCCCCACCCGGACCGCGCCGTCGATACCGGCATGCTGCTCATCTACGCGACGCAGGCCCGCTTCCTGGGCCTGGACAGCATTGGCCGACTGGACGAGGCGGGCAGCTGGAACCAGCTGCTCGACGACCTGTCCGACATGATGCTGGCATTCTTGTTGTTCAAGCCGAAGCGGTAA